Proteins found in one Pelobates fuscus isolate aPelFus1 chromosome 10, aPelFus1.pri, whole genome shotgun sequence genomic segment:
- the LOC134575207 gene encoding gastrula zinc finger protein XlCGF57.1-like — MNTSCKGKNTLVTPMSQEPVLCDSVNLTDMENSSSTEHTNTQCASSRVKEEYEQGTVSDTDLYIPAQPRKTKNGSTHVQEKSALCEERELAHADIDTDNMSINVKEESSCEDNVTDTKTPTDLAQTEDTFTDRKGESPICKEGNVTVPDIYKHTKHKKADVLTAPIKEEPTVSINLAESHNRTLTEHKRAKDKPTYLENNLKSKPNTQKIRLKTPLIKCKKSDKDMNEKSCKASQNSQNSEAIFNCLGCQETVTRSPDLVKHQSIHTENTKATDGRVNISHSNSDHIIHETNRRGKKRFSCSDCGKCYTQKHNLVKHKIIHTGEKPFSCPDCGENFSQVSNLVVHQRIHTGEQPYSCSVCGKNFTRRANLIRHQSVHTGEKPYECSECGKCFAHSSSLDIHQRLHKGEKPFSCADCGKCFSQTANLVAHRRIHTGEKPFTCSECNKGYNDRSSLVVHQRIHTGERPFSCSVCGKCFINSSNLLKHQMVHTGEKPFLCRECGKSFTHSSTLIIHQRIHSGEKPFKCFECGKSFICSSSLIKHQRRHKGENPYTCTECGKSFISNANLIIHGRVHTGERPFSCSECEKSFIRGSALIKHQKCHEG; from the coding sequence atgaatacatccTGCAAAGGAAAGAATACATTGGTAACCCCCATGTCGCAGGAACCTGTGTTATGTGACAGTGTCAATCTCACAGACATGGAGAATTCCTCATCGAcagaacatacaaacacacaatgtgcATCGTCTCGTGTTAAGGAGGAGTATGAACAAGGGACTGTATCAGACACAGACCTCTATATACCTGCGCAGCCTAGGAAGACAAAAAACGGTTCTACTCATGTTCAGGAGAAATCAGCGTTATGTGAAGAGAGGGAATTGGCACATGCTGACATTGATACAGATAATATGTCTATTAATGTTAAGGAAGAATCCTCATGTGAAGACAATGTTACAGATACTAAGACACCAACAGACCTTGCACAGACAGAAGATACATTTACTGATAGAAAAGGGGAATCGCCCATATGTAAAGAAGGAAATGTCACGGTCCCTGACATTTATaaacacacaaaacataaaaaagctGACGTACTAACTGCTCCTATCAAGGAGGAACCAACTGTATCTATAAATCTAGCAGAAAGCCACAATCGTACTTTAACAGAACACAAACGAGCAAAAGATAAACCCACTTATCTTGAGAATAATCTAAAAAGCAAACCAAATACACAGAAAATAAGGTTAAAAACACccttaattaaatgtaaaaagtcTGATAAAGATATGAATGAGAAATCTTGTAAAGCGTCCCAGAACTCCCAAAATTCAGAGGCAATATTCAACTGCTTGGGGTGTCAAGAAACCGTTACTAGAAGTCCAGACCTTGTCAAGCATCAGTCAATTCACACAGAAAACACAAAGGCTACTGATGGAAGAGTTAACATCTCACATTCCAATTCAGACCACATTATACATGAAACGAATCGCAGAGGAAAGAAACGATTTTCCTGTTCTGATTGTGGGAAATGCTATACTCAAAAACATAACCTTGTCAAACACAAAataattcacacaggagagaaaccattctcatgtccTGATTGTGGGGAGAACTTCAGTCAGGTTTCTAACCTTGTTGTGCatcaaaggattcacacaggTGAACAACCTTACTCGTGCTCTGTATGTGGGAAAAACTTTACCAGACGAGCTAATCTTATTCGACATCAGAGTGTTCACACGGGAGAGAAACCGTATGAATGCAgcgaatgtgggaaatgttttgcacACAGTTCGTCTCTTGATATACACCAGAGACTTCACAAAGGAGAAAAACCTTTCTCTTGTGCTGACTGTGGGAAGTGCTTTAGTCAAACTGCAAATCTTGTTGCACATAGACGGATCCACACTGGAGAGAAACCATTTACATGTTCCGAATGTAACAAGGGTTATAACGATAGGTCAAGTCTTGTAGTACATcagaggattcacacaggagagaggcCATTCTCATGCTCTGTATGTGGGAAATGCTTTATTAACAGTTCAAATCTTCTTAAACACCAAAtggttcacacaggagagaaaccatttttaTGCCGCGAGTGTGGAAAAAGTTTTACCCATAGTTCCACACTAATAATACATCAGAGGATTCACTCTGGGGAGAAACCATTCAAATGTTTTGAGTGTGGAAAATCGTTTATTTGTAGCTCCTCTCTCATCAAACATCAGAGGCGACACAAAGGAGAGAACCCGTACACATGTACAGAATGCGGGAAATCCTTTATAAGCAATGCAAATCTTATAATCCATGGGAGGGTTCACACGGGCGAAAGGCCATTTTCTTGTTCTGAATGTGAGAAATCTTTTATTCGTGGTTCTGCTCTAATTAAGCATCAAAAATGTCATGAAGGATAG